A DNA window from Chryseobacterium sp. MEBOG06 contains the following coding sequences:
- a CDS encoding TIGR00730 family Rossman fold protein — protein sequence MEIDGTRDESLVNPEFDINETKLLNSFRQKTWDETITKDSWMVFKIMAEFVDGYEKLAKIGPCVSIFGSARLQPENKYYKMAVEIAEKITKLGFGIITGGGPGIMEAGNKGAFNAEGKSIGLNIDLPFEQHFNPYINKSYSMNFDYFFVRKVMFVKYSQGFVVMPGGFGTLDELTEAMTLIQTNKIGKFPIVLVGSEFWGGLLDWFKATLLKEGMIAEDDLDLYRVVDTADEAVAHIKAFYDKYSVNVNF from the coding sequence ATGGAAATTGATGGGACCAGGGATGAAAGTTTAGTAAATCCGGAATTTGATATAAACGAAACAAAACTGCTTAACAGTTTCAGACAGAAGACCTGGGACGAAACGATTACCAAAGACAGCTGGATGGTCTTTAAGATCATGGCTGAATTTGTAGACGGCTACGAAAAACTGGCTAAGATAGGGCCTTGTGTTTCTATATTTGGTTCAGCACGTCTGCAGCCGGAGAATAAGTACTACAAAATGGCAGTAGAAATTGCCGAAAAAATAACAAAATTAGGCTTCGGAATTATTACCGGAGGTGGACCTGGTATTATGGAAGCCGGAAACAAAGGTGCTTTTAATGCAGAAGGGAAATCCATTGGTCTTAATATTGACCTCCCTTTTGAGCAGCACTTTAATCCTTATATCAATAAGTCCTACTCTATGAATTTTGATTACTTCTTCGTAAGAAAAGTAATGTTTGTAAAATATTCTCAGGGTTTTGTAGTAATGCCGGGAGGTTTCGGGACTTTGGATGAGCTGACAGAAGCAATGACCCTGATTCAGACCAACAAAATTGGCAAGTTTCCTATTGTATTGGTAGGAAGTGAATTTTGGGGTGGATTACTGGATTGGTTCAAAGCCACTCTGCTAAAAGAAGGAATGATTGCTGAAGATGATTTGGATCTTTATCGCGTGGTAGACACTGCTGATGAGGCAGTAGCGCATATTAAAGCTTTTTATGATAAGTATTCTGTGAATGTAAATTTCTAA
- a CDS encoding NDP-sugar synthase, giving the protein MKALIFAAGKGTRLKPFTDHHPKALAKVNEIPLLERNINYLKSFGITDFVINIHHFGSQIVDFLNKNDNFGCKIEISDESNELLETGGGLIFARKYLDHGEDFIIMNADILTDLNINALVEYHKKIKDFATLAVSDRESSRKLLFNDDSVLRGWLNVQTGEQRLAEFNKGFKALAFSGVHCINPIIFEKIKRTGKFSIMEEYLDLMQTEHIHGFKHDSILIDVGRPASIIEAEKHFK; this is encoded by the coding sequence ATGAAGGCTCTTATTTTCGCAGCAGGAAAAGGCACCCGCCTTAAACCATTTACAGACCACCATCCAAAAGCACTGGCAAAAGTAAATGAAATTCCACTTTTGGAAAGAAATATCAATTATCTGAAAAGCTTCGGAATAACAGATTTTGTTATCAATATTCATCATTTTGGAAGTCAAATAGTTGATTTTCTAAATAAAAATGATAATTTCGGTTGTAAGATAGAAATCTCCGATGAATCTAACGAGCTCCTTGAAACCGGAGGAGGCTTGATTTTTGCAAGAAAGTATCTTGATCACGGAGAAGATTTTATAATTATGAATGCTGATATTTTAACAGACCTAAATATCAATGCATTGGTAGAATATCATAAAAAGATAAAAGATTTTGCTACTTTAGCAGTTTCAGATAGGGAAAGTTCTAGAAAACTCCTTTTCAATGATGATTCTGTTTTAAGGGGCTGGCTGAATGTACAGACGGGTGAACAGCGTCTTGCTGAATTCAACAAGGGATTTAAAGCATTGGCATTCAGTGGAGTTCATTGCATCAACCCTATTATCTTTGAAAAAATAAAAAGAACAGGCAAATTTTCTATTATGGAAGAATATCTGGATCTGATGCAGACCGAGCATATACACGGTTTTAAACATGACAGTATTCTCATAGATGTCGGAAGGCCGGCATCCATAATAGAAGCAGAGAAACATTTTAAATAA
- a CDS encoding RNase adapter RapZ — MLHIDIHSFSYKKGGIPKDHSGNGGGFAFDCRGILNPGRIEEYKKQTGNDIGVQEYLETKTEMPQFLELVKSLISININDYLERGFEHLQINFGCTGGQHRSVYSAIKIAEFIKEKYPEGTQVSLHHDEQPQLNTANN; from the coding sequence ATGCTGCACATAGACATACACAGTTTTTCATACAAGAAAGGAGGAATTCCTAAAGATCATTCAGGAAATGGCGGAGGTTTCGCTTTTGACTGCAGAGGAATTTTAAATCCCGGAAGAATTGAAGAATATAAAAAACAAACCGGAAATGATATTGGCGTTCAGGAATATCTTGAAACTAAAACAGAAATGCCTCAGTTTTTAGAACTGGTAAAATCTCTTATCTCGATTAATATTAATGATTATTTAGAGAGAGGATTTGAACATCTTCAGATTAATTTCGGATGTACAGGAGGCCAGCACAGGTCGGTATATTCTGCAATAAAAATTGCTGAGTTTATCAAAGAAAAGTATCCTGAAGGAACACAGGTAAGCCTTCACCACGACGAACAACCACAATTAAACACGGCTAATAATTAA
- a CDS encoding aminoglycoside phosphotransferase family protein produces the protein MTSENAKRFFENQLGKKSTEFITLAQSGSARVNFMASADTEKYIITYNENIPENESFLYYSEVFSKVNLNTPKILAVSDDRKMYIQEFLGAQTLSEVITKEGFSPSVKSLVQQTLEKLFQLQIHTQGKIDYSRTFEYESYDELPVIHDLYYFKNFVADVLELEYNKSTLLKEFKKIAVHIENLEPKGIMIRDFQARNIMVNEENKVSFIDYQSAMYGPLLYDVISFLFQAKANFPEDFKNKMLEFYITQFESTEMRVQLKNCIKPIQMMRFLQVLGAYGFRGLIQRKQHFIASLEKGIQNITQFALSWEEMKNYPELNKVIQQLAAEKTKQKIERIIKI, from the coding sequence ATGACTTCTGAAAATGCAAAACGATTTTTTGAAAACCAATTGGGTAAAAAATCGACCGAATTCATCACATTAGCTCAAAGCGGCTCTGCGAGGGTCAACTTTATGGCCTCAGCTGATACTGAAAAATACATCATCACCTACAACGAAAATATTCCGGAAAATGAAAGTTTTTTATATTATTCGGAAGTATTCTCTAAGGTAAATCTTAATACTCCAAAAATTCTTGCCGTTTCGGATGACCGAAAAATGTATATACAGGAGTTTCTGGGAGCACAGACACTTTCGGAGGTGATCACCAAAGAAGGCTTCTCTCCTTCTGTTAAATCTTTGGTCCAGCAAACATTAGAAAAGCTTTTTCAACTACAGATACATACACAAGGGAAAATAGATTATTCAAGGACATTTGAATATGAAAGTTATGACGAGCTTCCGGTAATTCATGACCTTTACTATTTTAAAAACTTTGTGGCAGACGTTCTGGAACTGGAATACAATAAATCTACTCTTCTGAAGGAATTCAAAAAAATTGCTGTACACATTGAAAATCTTGAACCTAAAGGAATTATGATCCGTGACTTTCAGGCAAGAAATATTATGGTAAATGAAGAAAATAAAGTTTCATTTATTGATTATCAGTCTGCGATGTATGGGCCTTTGTTATATGATGTGATTTCCTTTTTATTTCAGGCGAAGGCTAATTTTCCTGAAGATTTCAAAAATAAAATGCTTGAATTTTATATCACCCAGTTCGAAAGTACTGAAATGAGAGTTCAGCTAAAAAACTGCATCAAACCTATTCAGATGATGAGATTCTTACAGGTCCTGGGAGCTTATGGATTCAGAGGTTTGATCCAGAGAAAGCAGCATTTCATCGCAAGTTTAGAAAAAGGAATCCAGAATATTACACAGTTTGCTCTTTCCTGGGAAGAAATGAAAAATTATCCGGAACTGAATAAAGTAATTCAACAGCTGGCCGCTGAGAAAACAAAACAGAAAATTGAAAGAATAATAAAAATTTAA
- the xrtF gene encoding exosortase family protein XrtF has product MFKDFKPVLGILLRFIIIYLVLLFAYQFYLNNEKDFGLDSFSRMIASQVTALQNTIGYPTELYDDAKNGQVWFYVKSQYVTRMVEGCNAVSVMILFVSFVCAFYKGAKTFVFAGAGLILLYIMNILRIMGLNIVMSDHKEYGKMFHDFVFPAIIYGSVVLLWLLWIKFFALKHENS; this is encoded by the coding sequence ATGTTTAAGGATTTTAAACCTGTTTTAGGTATTCTACTTCGTTTCATTATCATTTATCTGGTTCTGCTTTTTGCGTATCAGTTTTATCTGAATAATGAGAAGGATTTCGGCCTGGATTCTTTTTCACGGATGATAGCCAGTCAGGTAACTGCACTTCAAAATACAATAGGCTATCCGACAGAACTTTATGACGATGCTAAGAATGGACAGGTTTGGTTTTATGTAAAATCCCAATATGTAACGAGAATGGTGGAAGGATGCAACGCTGTTTCTGTAATGATTTTATTTGTATCTTTTGTTTGTGCTTTCTATAAGGGTGCCAAGACATTTGTTTTTGCAGGAGCAGGATTAATTTTACTGTATATAATGAACATTCTAAGGATTATGGGATTGAATATTGTCATGTCAGACCATAAAGAATATGGGAAAATGTTCCACGATTTTGTTTTTCCCGCGATCATCTATGGAAGTGTTGTACTGCTTTGGCTGTTGTGGATTAAATTCTTTGCTTTAAAACATGAAAACTCTTAG
- a CDS encoding exosortase F system-associated membrane protein yields the protein MKTLSWLLVIVGICGLVGVRILENTLFYDPFLNYFHEANQNIVFPPFEWGKLIGGHLFRFFLNLFFSCLIIYGLFKSKDWTIQGAIMIAIVFIIALPIYLYCVYDKFEVGYLFSFYMRRFVIQPLILLLIIPMFYYRKQMISKGPSEKI from the coding sequence ATGAAAACTCTTAGTTGGCTTCTGGTGATCGTCGGAATTTGTGGGCTTGTTGGGGTCAGAATTCTGGAGAATACCCTATTTTACGACCCTTTTCTTAATTACTTTCACGAAGCTAATCAAAATATAGTATTTCCTCCGTTTGAATGGGGGAAGCTAATTGGCGGGCATTTGTTTAGATTCTTTTTGAATCTGTTTTTCTCCTGCCTGATTATTTATGGCTTATTTAAAAGTAAGGATTGGACAATTCAGGGAGCCATTATGATAGCAATTGTTTTTATAATTGCGCTGCCGATCTATCTGTATTGTGTTTATGATAAATTTGAAGTAGGATATCTTTTTTCTTTTTATATGAGAAGATTTGTGATTCAGCCTTTGATCCTCTTACTGATTATTCCAATGTTTTATTATCGGAAGCAGATGATTAGCAAAGGCCCCTCAGAAAAGATATAA